One Actinomycetota bacterium genomic window carries:
- the rplN gene encoding 50S ribosomal protein L14, whose translation MIQQESRLKVADNTGAKEILCIRVLGGSGRRYASIGDIIVATVKDAIPGGAVKEGEVVKAVVVRVKKQKRRPDGSYIRFDENAAVIINEQQNPRGTRIFGPVGRELREKRFMKIISLAPEVL comes from the coding sequence ATGATCCAGCAGGAGTCGCGGCTGAAGGTCGCGGACAACACGGGTGCCAAGGAGATCCTCTGCATCCGCGTGCTCGGCGGCTCCGGGCGGCGCTACGCCTCCATCGGCGACATCATCGTGGCCACGGTGAAGGACGCCATCCCCGGTGGCGCCGTCAAGGAGGGCGAGGTCGTCAAGGCGGTCGTCGTCCGGGTCAAGAAGCAGAAGCGCCGCCCCGACGGCTCCTACATCCGCTTCGACGAGAACGCGGCCGTGATCATCAACGAGCAGCAGAACCCGCGGGGCACCCGCATCTTCGGGCCGGTCGGCCGGGAGCTGCGGGAGAAGCGCTTCATGAAGATCATCAGCCTGGCCCCGGAGGTGCTGTAG
- the rpsQ gene encoding 30S ribosomal protein S17, protein MTEQDATTTSKPRGTRKVRTGVVVSDKMDKTVVVEVEDIRQHRLYQKTIRRTTRLKAHDEQNSAGTGDLVRLAETRPMSATKRWRVTEIIQKAK, encoded by the coding sequence GTGACCGAGCAGGACGCGACGACCACGAGCAAGCCCCGCGGGACCCGCAAGGTCCGCACGGGGGTCGTGGTCTCCGACAAGATGGACAAGACGGTGGTCGTCGAGGTGGAGGACATCCGCCAGCACCGCCTGTACCAGAAGACGATCCGGCGGACGACCCGGCTCAAGGCCCACGACGAGCAGAACAGCGCCGGCACGGGCGACCTCGTCCGGCTGGCCGAGACCCGGCCCATGTCGGCGACCAAGCGCTGGCGGGTCACCGAGATCATCCAGAAGGCGAAGTGA